The genomic DNA actaaataatttttaaattctaaaatcaAATTTTGAAATACCTAATagattttcatttatttttaaaataaaaatccTAAAACACAATTCATATATTGATTTGGGCAAAAACAGGATTAAACCCGGGTCAACAATCGGGccgaaaccgggtcgacctctGGTCTGGACGAACACCGGCTGCTAGAAATTGCAGCTGCCAGCGATTGCCATTTGCCATTAAAGTCGGCGAGCCGAGCTTCTCCGGCCGGCCAAAATAGTCCCGTTCGGCCTGGTTTTTCAGAGAATTCAGACTAGAATCATGCCAGAAGTTCAATTTCTAACAACATTACAACAAACAATCGCCGACTATGATTCTTCGGCGAACTGAATCGGAAAAATCTGATTACCCGCAAAACTAAACCAAATTCGATGATTGATATATAAAAACGAAGCAATAATCATGTACAATCTAATGATATGGTCATAATCAATCAACAATTAGTAATAACTTCAGAAAATCAattcaaaattttggaaaaaCCTTTAACTCGACTAACAACCTCCAAGAATCGTTTGGTTCATTTAAATAGACGATACGATTATAAATCACTTCAGGGAACTATTACAAGTATCAAAATCAAACAATATCCCCAGAATAAAAAATGCtcaatttcaattaagaacattcatactatataaaccctaatttcattaatccgagaatcaaactcaattttctatatgttattgaactccaaattcatcatataatataccaaaatgatcaggataAAATTATCTGTATGATTAAGTCAACAAATTACATAAAtatcatcaaaatcaaaaatttctcttttaatcattaattaattaaaattaaaataaataaataagaaaataaccttgattACTGCCCTTaaattgatgattgattcagaaagagcttttcgagagcttctatttgatatatggcacgctcgattccgagttcgataacgccttcgtttgtgagtttgattttcaagtacgtaacgaataattagggttttctctgtattttatcggTTTTAACTGACGGATtttgattatacgaataaaataagataacaaataggctatttatatttatgtaatATTGGTTcctgttggatcgtattggatcgataaattagttacttagccgctaaataaTTGCAAAATGATCTGATTcaatacccgtattggataattatccaaaccgagctttttataaatcattttatacgaaaataatgtaagaTTATCCCGTCTTTTGGGAATAGTGGTTTTATTGATtcatcgaaatgattatcgtatcgaaaattttgcaccgggccgcgcacgggtcaaaccgtaatccggatcaaaaagttaaaacacggaaaatgtccgaaattatcagattaggttaggaaggagtttttcgaagagtttcgagctgtaaaatgtaaaaatggttgaagttggacaattcccggctttataaaatagttttataattattcagaaaataattattaaatttgtaaatcattataaaatcatataacgatccaaaaattaccaaaaaaatatcacaattatctatattacactctggacataataaaattaacatactcatactttaccacatataaacatccacatatcaacaccaatcctcagataattcaccaaaaatcacataataatcacataataataatttattaataaaaataattatacgctatgtcccggatattacaggtTCTACTGATGAGGTAAAACTTGCTTCTTTTAAATATGATCATACACTTATGAGAGAAAAGGTATCTCATTATATTATGATTAATGAGTTACCTTTTATGCATGTCGAaagttttatttttaataaaattataaggACCGCAACACCTTTATACGAAAAGATAACCAGGGGAACATTAAAAGGTGATTGTAACACTACATACGAAATtgaaaaaaagaaattgaaggaGAAGTTTAAGTTTGCCCAGAAGATTAATATAACTACTAATATGTGGACTTTTTCCCATCAAAAGCTAGGATATATGGTAATCACTGCGCACTGGATATACATAGATTGGAAGCTAAATTCAAGGGTTCTTAACTTTTGTAATGTCCCCCCTCCTCATTCTGGATGTATCATTGATTCATTGTATAAATCTCTGCTTGATTGGGGAATTGAAGATAAAATTGGTACCGTAACTATTGATAATGCTAAGGCTAATGATGTAGCTATTAGGACTTTGAAAGATTCCTTTAGCCTTAGAAATTTAAGACTGTTACTTGTTGATGGAAAGTTATTTCATGTGCGATGTTGCGCGCATATTTTAAATCTTTGTGTTCATGATGGACTCAAGCCTATTAATCTGATTGTTAATAGAATTAGGGATGGAGTCAAATATGTTTGTGCTTTAAAAGGTCGGCTAATTAAATTTGCTTAAATAGTTAAGTTATTGCAACTGAAATCAAAGAAGTTAATTATGGATATTTCCGCCAAATGGAATTACACGTATTACATGTTACATGCTGCCCTTCAGTTTAAAGACGTGTTTCCTAGGTTTGCACTTTGGGATAGAGCTTTTAATGAATATGTTCCGAGTGAAGAAGATTGGGAAAAAGTTAGACATGTTTGCTCATTATTACACATATTTGAAGGTGCCACTAAAATAGTTTCAGGTATCCAATACCCAACTTCTAACTTATTTCTTTCTAAACTCAAAAGGGTGAAAGAATTGATAGATAAAAAGGTGGGTGACTCAAATTTGTATATGAGGGATATGGTTAATGCAATGAAGGAAAATTTTGATAAATATTGGGGCGAGAGTAACTTGATGATGTCTATAGGGGCGGTGATGGATCCGAGATTTAAATTAAAGCTTCTTAGTTATTATTTCCCGGTTATTTATCCCCTGGAAGGTCAAAGTGAACAAAAATTGGCACATTTGAATGTTGTCTTACATGATTTGTATCAAGTATGTTGCTGAAGATTCTAAAATGAAAAGGTTGACACCAGATTCTAGTCAGATTTCTTCCTCTGATAAATATAATTGTTCTGATGATAAAGAAATTCCAGCTGGTATGAGTGAGTACGAGGCTTTTATTCGTGAAAGTGGGGCTGCTCTTGAACCGGTCAAGTCTGAATTAGATGATTACTTATCAGAGGGCATTTTTATTCTTCACGAGTCCTCAGCAAAACAGTTTGATGCTTAGTCATGGTGGAAAGGGAATAGTGCTAAATATCCTATATTATCACGAATGGCCCGTGACATATTAGCTGTTCCTCTTAGTACTGTTGCATCAGAGGCTACTTTTAGTGTCGGAAGCCGAGTAATTGAGCCACATCAATCATGTTTAAAAACTGAAACTGTAGAGATGTTGCTATGTGGAGCTGATTGGGCACGTGAAATTTATGGATTAAAGAAATCAAGTCAGGTACAAAACTAACTCAATCTCTTTACATTCAGTACTTTAATAATTACAAATTTGGGACCTGAGACATGGAAGGCTTGTTATATGACTAATTTATcttcaattttttttcttaaaaaaaagaTTTGAAACCAGTGGAGATAGTTTTACCTGTCTAAGTAGTATTCTATCTACTGACTACATTACAAGGTCAATGTATGTATGAAATAAACATGATTCTCAATTAAAATGTAAAAGTATTATTAAAATATATCATCAAATTATTAGTAGCTACCTGCTAGATTtaattttctctttttttcttctGCAGAGTGCATATTGCTACTATTTTTTGATGGTCCTTAGACCTTAGTTTTGCTTTTACCTGACTGCCACCTAGAGTACAAATGTTGAATATGCAATGCACTTGATGAATGATGAATATATAGTAGCTTCCCTGTTAGCAATAATAATGTGAATTTTGCATATATATTCAAGTGGAAACTTGTAATatgaatttatttaattttcttGTTCTAGCAGCACTAAGATGCTTGGACTTTTGTATTATTTGTGACTGTATAATCATATTGTGCAATGGCAGAAAGTCAGGAACCAAGAAGTCAGGAATTAAAATTTTGATATTTTagtatataatattttttataaattatatgtTTTTTTAAAACGAGTTCGGGTTCGAGTCGAGTTGAGTCGAACTTTCGAGTTCGAGTCGAGTCGAATTCGAGTCTCGAGTATACTCAGCTCGACTCGTATAAATAAACGAACATAAAACTTGGTTCGAGCTCGACTCGTATAAATTATCGAGCTGAGCCGGGTCGTTATAAACGAGTTCGAGTTCGAGCTATTCGCGAGCAGCTCGGCCCGAATAACAGCCGTATACATTACCGTACTGCATCGgtacacatccaagtcctcggTAGGACGCATCGCTATAGATAACAAAATCTCTTTGCTCATCTAGTAGCACTAGTACATGTGCGGTTACTAGTCGATTTTTCAACTCCTGAAAATTTtcttcacattttttattccatatgaacttttcattctttcgagtCAACTTGGTTAGCGGCGTGGCTGTCTTCGCAAAATCcctaacaattcttctataataACCTGCCAGTCCCAAGAAACTTCTAACTTTCGTCGGTGTCTTGGGTCTCTCCCAATTCAATACAACTTCAATCTTTGCTAGATCAACTTTAATTCCTTCAATGCTGATAATATGGCCtggaaattgtacttctcttaaccagaattcgcatttcgagaactttgCATAAAGCTGTTCTTTTCTTAAAATATCCAAAGTAATTCTCAAATGCTCGACGTGTTCTTCTTCggtctttgagtaaatcaagatgacatcaataaatacaattaaaAATCTGTCCAAGTATCTCTTGAAATActttgttcatcaaatccataaatgctgctggtGCATTAatcaaaccgaatgccattacgagGAATTCATAATATCTATATCTGGTACGAAaagcagtcttggggatatctttgGCCTTAATATTCaattgatgatatcctgatctcaaatctatcttagaaaaccatgcggatcattttagttgatcaaataaatcatcgattcgtggtagatgatacttattcttgatagttaacttattcaactcatgataatcgatacatagtcgcatACTGTCATCTTTGTTTTTcacaaacaataccggtgcaccccatgaggacacactgggtcttataatccctttatctagaaaatcttgtaattgCGTTGCTAACTCGTTCATTTCAAGAGGTGTCATTCGATATGGAGTTTTCGAAACTGGTTTTATACATGGCGCCAAATCGATAGtaaattcgatttctcgatccggcaGTAATCTTGGAAATTCATCTAGAAAGATATCAGGAAATTCACACACAACGAAAATGTCTTTTATTCTCGAACTTTCCTCTTCGATATCCAATACATAAGCTAAATAAGCCTTACATCCTTGTTgtagcaatcgtttagtctgcattaTTGTCGGGAACTTTTTCTTCTgtttctcacctttaaatattaccgttgcatttttcGCAGTTCGCAATTTCACTTTTTTATTCGCACAATCGATCTGAACATTATTACCAGCTAACCAATCCAATCCTAGAATAACATTAAACTCTCATAAattaaaaggtatcaagtcaactaagaagtgatgtccggctatttcaaTATCGCACTCAGGACACACTTGATTTACAGGCACCTGGTCGTCAttcactaattttataattaacgtctcgcccaaccgtTGAATTTCACAACGTACCTTATCaatgaattcttcagaaataaatgatcttgtggCTCCAGAACCAATCAATACTTTTGCATTAACCGAGCTTATAGAAAGCGTACCTACAATCACACTTGGACTCTACACAAtttccttcatagtcatattaaaAGTCTTTGCTTTAGGTTGACCCTGctgtggtggtggaggtaatgccaatattCTCGGAACACTGGCCGCCATCGCTGGTCCTCTACAATCTCTGGCAACATGCCCTTTCTtcccacactggaaacaagtaaCATCTATTTTGCTTGTTGGGCATTCATTGGAGTAATGTCCTTTCTGTTTACACTTGAAGCATGTCACGTTTGCTTTGCTGCAGAGCCTGTATGTCTCTGACCACATGTCTTGCAGTATGGCACTGATGGTCTAACAATTTCTTGCTGGTTCGgagcttggaaacgattacctatTCTCTGATTGCTTTGTCCAAGttcttttaaaattcatattcGTCTGGGCCTGAAATCCCAGCTTCCTATTGGAACGATTCTGAAAATATCCAtgtcccttttccttttgggacaTCTCACTTCCCCCTTCAATAATCATGGCTTTCTGAACTACAGTCGTATATGTCATTAGTTCAAATACTGCTACTatgctacgaatccatggctgcaatccctgctggaatctcttagcccgTTTCTCATCAGTATccacctgttctggaacaaacctaaCCAGTTCTGTAAACTTGGTTTCATATTCAGTCACTGACGTGTTCCCTTGTTCAGTTCCAAGAAATTgatttccatctggttcttcatatagcgaggaaaatatttctccagaaaCAATTCAGTGAACCTATCCCAAGTCACAATGCCTTCACCTTCTAAAGCTTTCTTGGATTCCCACTAATAATTAGCTTCTCCTTTTAggaaataactagcataatcagtcttttGATCCTCTTCAACTTTTACTAACGCGAACGCTTTCTTCATTTCTTTCAACCAGGCCCTATCCCTAGTAGGATCCGCTTTGCCTTCAAACTCTGGAggcttaactgactgaaactgttTAAAAGTAACAACATGTACCACTGGTGGCATTTGTGGTTCCggacgaggtggttgttgtaacaCTTACTGCTAAATCTGTTGTTGTTGCTCATCTgctgttgcatcattaccatctgttgttgcatcagatggaacattaGGTTCATGGTATCATTATTCTATCCCTCAGAGTTGCTGTTTAAGGTCTCAgttctggtctttctttttggtgccatttttctgataataaaacaaacagTTCTTTTAACAATTTTATTAAACAGTTGAAAGTGAGTAAAGAAACAATTTAAATTGtattaaaacaaaaattttaaacaatttaGGATTTTAATCAAATCACTTAAAACAacttaaaatattaaataaataaactgcACAACACCATTTTCAATATTTCATTTATCTTTCAAAATTAAACAGGATTTAAAAATATGGAAAGACCGTAAACAGTAAAGTAAATGTAAATGCTGTAAAGACTGAAAGTTTAAATAAATGAAAGAAAACGTTGGAAAaggtttattttatataattgACACCAGCATCAGGTGTTAATGCTCGATACAAAAGTCTAACGTAGAATCTATCATAACCGCTGCCGATACACATCAAAACTGGATACACATACATATATAGTCTCACTATACTATAGCTACCTCTAtctacatatatcacatataCTACATCATCCCTGGTCCAACTGTCATATCTCAGAACCCTGGCTGAATATGGCCCAACTCCTGTTGAAGAGTCTCAATAACTAACTGAGCAAGACGAGTGGCTCGATGAAACTCTGCATATGTATAAGTCCCATCATGCACCAATGCATCTAACTCAAGAGAAGTACTATAAACTGTCTGATGTAACCTCTGTCTCATCAGATAATCTGGCTGAAGTGCTGATAAGGGTCCTCTATCTCTTTGATCGAACAATCCCATAATCTCCCAGCACTGGGATCTCCAATAATACACATCCTCTCTCATAGTGCTATACTCATGATACGGTACCGTGTTCGGCTCTCTAACCTGACCAACTGACTCCTGAGACGGAACTCTAGGTATCCTGACAACACCCTGATGTGGCAATCCCAACTGTAAACCTATGTCATGCTCTCTCATCCCCTAAACTGGAGCCATCTGAAATACCTCCGGAATCGGAACATATACTGGTAAAGGAATTGGAGATGCAATCGGTGGAAACTTTGGCTCAATCTCAGGTATGAACTGATACTCCAAAGGTAATGGAGGTGGTATCAATGGCTTGAAAAACTCCATCGGATCAAAAATGTCAGGATCTGGGAGCTGCTCTGGGGCCGATAGTACTGGCTCCTATGTTATCTGTGGTGGAGGTACCGGTGCTGGAACCTCAACTGGTACTGGTGGTATCACCAGGGTTACCGGTCTTGTGACAGTCCTCTCGGAAGATgatgatgccatctgataatataacAAAACAAGAAAAAGGGCCACTCAGCATTCCTAAAACTTATAAATTCCTATTCTTAGAAACTATCTAAATCCTAACAATcttattcctatcttatgtgatcttcctatcttatcttaatcctaatgttcttgtttcaGGAACCAAAACCTACACCTTTGATGCCAACTGTAACGCCCTTCAAATCCAGGGTCTAGATTTCATTTtctttcttaactgaaaataaacaaggtgaataacaacaaagggggtgagccaaaatttgTTCAACAAGTCCATAATCTATAAACAGTGTTATGAAAAAGCTAAATGAACGAGTAATCTAATTGTATCGGTAATTATATATTTCTGCAAAGGAGAACGAAGGCCACTATTGGCGAGTATCAATAAACTGGACTGGACAAAAGTTCGCACCTAaatcctgctgatcagccaggatacagtgcaaaTCTATACATctatgtatagatccattcgggtacccaggctcaaCATCCCAAAACAAGGATCCGGTCCATATGATCAAGTGTATATCTGATCCTAACCATCACCATCCAGTCCACAGATGAGCAACCAAAATAATGGGTATGCTTGGATGTAACCCAACATCagaatatatcaggatatatgtatatatgtataatttattggaatatgaatagagtattcagtgaatcaagagaaatcaggaatcgaaatgaaatatgaataaggAAATAATAATTATGTATCAATGTATGTGAACAGGATTTATCAGTGTTTAACTACGATGAGAATCTGAATAAGAGAAAACAATCCACTATTCTGAGTTTAGAATAGGGGAAGAACTTGCATGTTACGCGATCTATCACAAATATATCACCCTTCTCCAACACTAGCTCGGTCCCCCTTATTGGCTTTGTATCTATCAGAGAAAGATACTCATTTAATCATTTTGTatctcaatcgcgtctcaaaTCGACTTCATGTGGCCCTTACCGTCTACCCGTACGCTTAcaattgactcgtataataattattaacatttaggactcaattaaccacataattcacatagcacataagtcacatagtcattttAGGATTACAAATAATTTGTAAGATCGAAATCGGATCACTATTCGCATTATCGAGCAATATCCACTCTTTCTATTCGCTCTAGCCAGGCTTGCATTCGCTGCATCAATGAATGTGCTTGCGTACTCCTGCGGGAAGTGGGACTAATCTAATTTCGTTCTTGTCTGAGCTAAGAGAATTCAAAACTGACTGAAAGAGTCAAGCTAAAAGTTGGGTTCCGGAGTGGGGGCTGAAGTCCGAAAAGTACTGAAGGAGTGAAGGCAGTTGTTAACAACTAAGAGATTCTACCACTGGCACTAGACTTCGTTCTTCAACCTACTTATTTAGCCTCTATCGCACAAAAGGGTTTGGGTCCCGGATGAATTTATGGACCCTCATACTGCGTCTAGATTGGCGAGCTTTAATAAATTCTTGGTTGTGCAGCGTCATGATTTCTTTCATGGCGTCATACAACCAGACTACGTACATTTCCTCCAACGAGAGTTGGACGTGACTACCGAAATTTCTCAACAATTATTCCCGGTTAAGCTCAGCTGGATGCTGAATCGTGAATACCAGAAGTGGTATGTGGATTACGCGAAACCTATGGATATAAGCACACCGCTCGTTTcctaattttcagaatttattagACTCGTCTCTATAAGTAATAGGGcatataagtaaataaatatcaaaaGCCGACTCgattccaaaagaaattaagatttaaaactatttttaatgaaaacaagTCATTTTTCAGAgtcgaagggctttcgtttcgtttaaatcggataaacggcTCAATTATTGTTTAGTAATTAGGAATAACTTAATCTgttattcaatataattaattatttaaaacaattgaacctcaaaaatatttttaaataattatttaggaaaaatcagggttaaaataattttcccataatttttggaatttaaatgaatttattatgatttattgataataattttttttatcgtaggtacctgcagccgctacccttcgtgtgcgcactgggtaaattttacgggttcacgcaatagcccgcaaatcacgtgaaccaaggtaaaccgcatttaagcgacatgctctgactcaagaggcataatcataaattctgctaccgtgagattcgaacctgtgaccaagatgATAGTTATCACATTTTTAACCAACTGAGCTAACCCTTGCGGGCTTATTGAATATAAATTGAtcaattatcaaaataattaatcacttttgaataattaagaattaataaatacataattaataattaatacaTAATTAATCTCgaaatttagaaaatatttcagaattatttataaaataaatcaattaattaaattaattaatcaatttattaaataaataaaactgatttattaattaataaaaataaaataaaaattaaaaatccaaAAACATTTGTCAGAAATTGGACTTCTGACAAAATGGATCAAAGACGGGTCAAATTATCGGGTTAAACGGGTCAAATCCGGGTCATGATCGGAAAACGTAACCGGAAAATTGGACttcatgaagaacatgaccggaaaATTCCTGGAAACCGGCGACTGGACAAGATTCCGGTGACCaattttcaggccaaaaacgtAACCGTTTGGTTCGTTTTTGAGCTGGGTTCAGTTCTAAATCAACACAACAACTCAATTCCAACCACAACTTCCCTGAATAACCCCTGAATCATTTTCTCTGATTAAACTCAACCAAACTCCGGCCAAACATCGATTTTCTTCGTTTGTACATGAAACTTCGATTTTAATAGCTCAAATCAAATCTTGTACACTgtataatcaaagccctaacatctAAGGAACCTCAGATTATTCAAACTAaaaaacgtataaatcaaaaattcatataaacCTTAATAATCGAACTTCACTCTACATGAATCGCTTGTTCAATTAACTAGCACAAATCAACTACAAATCATCATACAAAGCTATTCCAATCATCAAATTTATCAAATAACCCTataatcaaaaagtcctaattcgaacataaaccctaaaaattaaaattgaaaaataacaaatctaaacatgaaattgataccAGAAATCGAAAGAACAGACCGAGAGGATTGATTTGAGTACTCACATCAACTGACTTGGTGCTCAAAATCGATCAAAATCACGTCTTGATTCTTCAACCCGTTTCTGGAAAAGCCAACCCGGTTTGCATAGAatttcttatttttctgatttttaattattaatataaataattaaataaaaattaggatatttatagtagtaaaaataatacccctaattaaaattaaggccctaacTATACATCTACTgaaattaattggcccctaattttataatttttgtgtattaatttctaatttttaactatttaatatatacaatatatatgccaaaattcccaaaaattgtgaataattcaaaaatacaaagaaaatgACTATTTAAAAGTCCCATAATTTTGTTAAAAAAATGTGATTTTTCTAGGGCTTTTGGcacccgaaggggcccgaaaaagtcatttttcgcgaaacgagaaaatttataaaatatctagacATTTAGAATAACAATATGGTATAAGCCACACTaggcaaaataaggccaattatttcatttgaaatatcagctattaaaacaaagtttgggtcgtataacttttgatacaaaAGCTTTTAACACGAAACAAAATACCCGATAAATACCGGAAAAATACATTGACGACAGAGAACACACATAGCatatagcagttagggttttatgactaaaTACACATAATAGCATTATAAAACACATAATCatctttattataataataaaagtataatttctcattcgttaGCCCAAAGTGAGAGTTCGGAAAGAGATGTAAAACGGGGCTGAGACTAGTAGAGAGAAATAGAGAGATGCTGGAGGAGAGAGATACAGAGGGATCAAAAAACAAAGGGGTACCTAGTGAAAAA from Apium graveolens cultivar Ventura chromosome 5, ASM990537v1, whole genome shotgun sequence includes the following:
- the LOC141660859 gene encoding uncharacterized protein LOC141660859, which encodes MPPVVHVVTFKQFQSVKPPEFEGKADPTRDRAWLKEMKKAFALVKVEEDQKTDYAKPDGNQFLGTEQGNTSVTEYETKFTELVRFVPEQVDTDEKRAKRFQQGLQPWIRSIVAVFELMTYTTVVQKAMIIEGGSEMSQKEKGHGYFQNRSNRKLGFQAQTNMNFKRTWTKQSENRLCSKANVTCFKCKQKGHYSNECPTSKIDVTCFQCGKKGHVARDCRGPAMAASVPRILALPPPPQQGLDWLAGNNVQIDCANKKVKLRTAKNATTEEEHVEHLRITLDILRKEQLYAKFSKCEFWLREVQFPGHIISIEGIKVDLAKIEVVLNWERPKTPTKVRSFLGLAGYYRRIVRDFAKTATPLTKLTRKNEKFIWNKKCEENFQELKNRLVTAHVLVLLDEQRDFVIYSDASYRGLGCVPMQYGNVYGCYSGRAARE